The following coding sequences are from one Rathayibacter sp. VKM Ac-2760 window:
- the rpmH gene encoding 50S ribosomal protein L34 → MSKRTFQPNNRRRAKVHGFRLRMRTRAGRGILSARRAKGRTELSA, encoded by the coding sequence ATGAGCAAGCGAACCTTCCAGCCGAACAACCGTCGTCGCGCCAAGGTGCACGGCTTCCGTCTGCGCATGCGCACGCGTGCCGGTCGCGGCATCCTGAGCGCTCGCCGCGCCAAGGGCCGCACCGAGCTCTCGGCGTAG